The genome window ACCAATGGCTTCTGCAACAATAGGCTAAAAGTTTCAGTTTCAAATCACTTTGACCATTCTCATGTCAAGCAGGAATCTTTTGACAGAAAAATTTGTTTCAAAACGGCATCACATATTTCCCATCAAATGGAAGAAACAAAGTCCCAGTGGCTTGTGACAACTTGCCTTCTGAAACACGGATATAAACCAGAGATTGACTCTCTAGCCAGTAAGCTGAGCTTCTACCCTCAAGTTGATGCAGCTTTTCAAATAGATGAAGACAGATCACTTTGCAATGGGCGACTAAGTTGCTTTCTGCCACTTCCAAATAATGAATCAAACAAAACTGGGCTTCCCATTCACATCAATGCTTGCTTTGGCCTGACAGATAATCGGAGGTTCATTAAGTGGCAAGAGGAGGATCAGAAGAATGATGAGTCTGCAAAGTGGAATGAGCTACTTATAAAAGATATTCTTCCTCATGTATATCTTTTGATGATCCTGGATGCCATTCAGTTATCCCAAAACTCAACCCTGCCTGCTGCCACTGTGTACAATCTTTGGCCTGACCTATCCAAGACTGTACATAAAGAAAGATGGCATGAAGTTGCAACAGACACTCTGAATGGTCTAATTGAATACAAGATCTTTCACCTTGCCAATGATGAGAAAATCTGGGTGTCTCCCTCAGATGCAGTTTTTCCAGTCAGCAATATATGTAGTGACACAATGTCTGCAGTGTCAAGATTACTGATTGCTGAAGGAGAGAACCTGGTCACACTCCCAGAACATGTTTTGAAAGATGTTCAAGAAATCTTCCCTGAAAGTGATACCTTGACATGGGTGACTCCATCTTATGTTAGAGATGTCCTTCACAGAAGTAAGGCTGAAAATCTCAGTAAAGATGACAAATACTCTCTTCTTGAATTTGCTCTCAGTGATGAGAAGTACGAAGAACTACAAGGCCTTAAGCTTCTGCCTCTCAGCGATGGAATCTTCACTTCATTTAGCAATGGAGCGCAGAACACTGTTTTGATTGACAATGAGAAGTTTCCAAGGTAAGGTGTGATATAGTTCTCCTACCTACTTGAAttctttattgtatttatattgtgttttcaaagtactaataatctttttttttctttgtttagaACATTGCTGCCATTTTGTAAAGATAGATTTATACCCAATGACCTGAGCCCTGTTTGCACTATGCAGCTAAGGAAAATAGCAAAAAAGAGTAAGAAAACTGTTTATATGCTTAcgataatatgaaataaatatcatacATGTTTGTGAAACTGGTCTCACTTTTTTCAGGCACATACAACATAATCGATTTGGATGCAAATCATGTTGTTGCACTCACCAAAAATCACTTACCCATGGACTGGAAGGTGTCCCAAGGTCATGTGACATGGAAAACAGCAGAAGATCATCATCCACCAAAGAGCTGGCTGGCTGAATTCTGGAAGTTTCTTAGCACTGAATGGAATGCGTTAAATGACTTTATTGACATGCCTTTAATACCACTGGAGCCACTACAGAGTTCAGGCAATTCTATATTGTTAGCAAGGTTGCAGAGTAACACAACTTTGATATTTCAAGGTAGCACAGCGTCTTTCTTGTCAGATCATGTTCAGAAAGTGTTAAGGATGGTGGGGTGTACAATCATAAAAAGAGATCAGTGTCTTAAACATCATGACATTGAGAGGTATGTTCTTCCAGCTTCACCAAGAAGTGTTCTACAAGTCTTTGTGAACTCACACAGAGATCAAGTCATCAAAGGCATTGCCTCTGCTTCATCACAGGAAAAAGAGGAGTTGAAAGTGTACCTCTCTTCTTTGGATTCTCTCTCAAATGCTGAAAAGAACTTGCTTTCCATGTTGCCAATATTCAGAACGATGTCTGGGAAATACGTTACAGTTCAATCAAAGCAAGCATTTGTTTCAACCACCAATCCCGCCATTCCAAATGATCTGCCAGTGCCTGAGACCATTGTACAGTGTGCAAATGAAGCTGATCGCAGACTTTTGACTCTTCTGAATATTGAACTCTTAGATGCAGCTAAGGTGGCTGTTTGTTTGGTTGACTGCATTGAGGCAGCCTCTTTCCAAAAAAATGAGGAACAGACAGTAATGACCTGGATATTGAATAATGGTAGCATTCTACTCTCACAAAGTGAGCAGCTGCTTGCGAAAACCAAAAGTCTCAAATTTATTGAGACAACTCAGGGGGAACGCAAACAAGCCTCAGATGTTTTTGATCCAAGAAACAGTACATTTCAGGATCTTTTCGAGGCAGATTTCTTTCCCCCACCTTTTTACACAAAGACTCAGGAAATGCTACAAAGTTTGCAACGCCTTGGCCTAATGACAGAGCAAAAGGAAATATCAACAGCAGACATACTCCAAGTCATAAATCATATCGAAAAGCTTTGTGTCCACTCACCAGATAAGGCATTCAAAAAAGCACATACTCTTGTTCGAGTCCTGAATGAGAATGATTTCCTTTCAAATTTCACCAAGGAGCAGATAGAAGAGCTGAAGCAAAGGCAGTGGGTTCCCTGTGAAAATCCAAAGTTCTTGAATGGTAGCATTTGTAGAAATTTTAAGAGTAGTCTCTATAAGCCAGCTGAAGTAAGGAATTCAAAGTATTCTTCAATTGTTGAATATGTAATGCCACTTACATCTGAGCTAACAGGACATGTCTGCAAAAATCTTGGACTTTATAAGCCCCCTCCTGCTGAAAAAGTCTTGGAGAACATCTCTGCGCTGAGATCAATGGTCAACCCAAATTCAGATTTTCAGTTTAAAACCAAGCTGCACAGTATTTACACATTCATGCAAGACAACATGAGAAATTTCACACATTTATTGGACACAGAAAGCATCCCCTGGATTTGGAATAAAAGTGAGTTTGTCTGTCCAGGAGATATAGTTTTAGCCTATCCACCTGAACTGGATCTAAGCCCCTACATCAAGAAAGTGCCTGAAGAATTTTTGCAATATGAAAACCTGCTAACAACATTTGGTGTAAAGAAAACACTGTCTGATGAGGAGATTGAAGACATACTTAATGACATAAAACAAAGAATTGACTGCAGGTATCCTCCTCATGGAAACTTGACAGAACTTAAAGTGTCAATTGCCATTGTTGACTGGATGCGAAAGAATGAGAAGCTTTTAAAGGACAGTACCCCTGTGCCTGTTATGGCACAAAATCAAAACTTTTCTCTGCAGTCTTTGTCCAAAACAGTCTTCTGTGACATCAGTGCCGAAGGACTTGATGACCTGAAACAAGACAATGAGGAGTTCTATGTCATTCATGAAGAAGTTCTACCCATCACTGCAAGATGGTTGAAAGTCCCATTCTTAAGTACTCGCATCTTAAAACCACAGTTCATACAAGCAGAGCAAGAGTCCTTTGGTATAGAACAGTGTGGGCAATCTGAACCAATTACTCAAAGaattaaaaacattcttaaagaGTATGATGAAGaaagtgacatttttaaagaacTCCTACAAAATGCTGAGGATGCTAGGGCAACCACGTGTAAATTCCTCCttgacttcagaaaacacaaagaCCCTCCTGAAACACTCTTTGATGATGGAATGGCTCTATGTAATGGACCATGCCTTTGGATCTTCAACAATGAGCTTTTTTCACAAGAAGACTGGACAAACATTGTCAAAGTGGGATCAGCATCAAAGGAAAACAAAGTTGAGATGATTGGGAAGTTTGGGCTTGGATTTAATGCTGTTTACCATGTGAGTGATATTCCCTCGATTTTGAGTGGGAAAACCCTTCTTATTTTTGATCCAAATGTCACCCATTTGGAAAAGCACATACACAGCAAAGGAAACCCAGGAATTAAACTTGACCCATTCCAGGAACGTCTGTACAAAAGGTTTCCTGGACAGTTTAAATCTTATGAAGGAATTTTTGATTGTGATCTGTCAGTGCAAAACAGCAAGAAAGCTTACGACGGCACTTTGATCAAATTACCATTTCGCACTCTGGAGGAGGCAAATAAGTCAGAGATCAGTTCAAAGGTATATGATAAAGAGTGCATTAGGAGATTTAAAAACCATTTGACTGACAACTCCCAAACTCACCTTctatttctgaagagcattacATCTATGTCCCTTCAAATTGTCCCTGAAAATGCATCAACTCCTCCAAGGAATGATCAAATTCAGACTTCTCTCAAAATATCCAGAGAAGTCCTGAATTCATTTCCTGTCTCGAATGACACACTTCTCCAAGAAATCGAAAACACCTTCAGAAATAGTGACATCACATGCCACAAAATTACTGATGTCAAGAGAGcacacattgttaaaatagttcaaGAGCACTCAGAGAAATCCCTCACCCAGTATTGGCTTTTGTACTCGTGTTTTGGGACGCAGGAGTCTTTGCAAATGTTTCAGAGAAGAAATGAACAAGAACATGCCTTTTCTTTTCCAATTGGAGGTATAGCTGTACCTTTGCATAGAGAGGCAAAAACTAACACATGGTCCCCTGATAAAAACCTCTTTGGCCAGGCTTTTTGCTTTCTTCCTCTTTCAATTGAGACAGGTCTTCCAGTCCATGTCAATGGAACTTTTGCAGTTACATCAAACAGGAAAGGTCTATGGGAAAAAGGAGTGAAGTCTGAGTGGAACAAAGCTTTACTGAAAGATGCCGTAACCTCTGCCTACATTACTACACTGCTTGAGCTGAAGAAAATGGCCCAATATGGACATATCCAGAACTATTCCTTCTATACATTCTGGCCTAACACACAGACAGTAAACAAAGCATTTTTACCCATGGTTAAGTCATTCTACTCAGCAGTTGTGCAGAATGCCAATGGCAAATCTCTGGAGCTTTTCAGCAATGGACAAAATTGGTGTTCTATGGATGAAGTGAGGTTTCTGAATCCAAAAATTGAGGAGAACCAAGCAGTTGGAGACATTGCCATGAAAGTGTTCTTGAGCTTGGGAGCTTCATATTCCAGTGTTGTTTCTCTCCCATCATGGGTAAGACAGAGTTTCATCGATTGTGGCTTCAAGCCAATGATCAAAAAGAGAACTATCAACTGGCCTGAGTTTTACAACATTGTTTTTAAGAACTTGAGTTCTGTGGACACACACAGCAGAAATACTCTTGTGCTGAATGCCATCGACTTGAATGATCCTGCTGTTGATGACCTACTGAAAAGTTACCCTTGTATTCCAACACAGAGTTGTAAGAAGCTTCAATTTATCAAGCGACTTGTGAATCCTTCTGGCAAAATGGCTTGTTTGTATGAACTTGAAGAAGGACGCTTTCTTGAAGGAACTGCAAACGATTTTCTCTCACCAAAAAGGATTCAACGACTTTCAGATTTGGGAATGCTGAGTGACCGCCTCCCTTTAGAGGACATCATAGAAAGAGCAGGGAAGATATCCAGTGTTTGGCAACAGGATACATCTAAATGTCTTAAACGTCTCCAGTGTCTTGTGGAATCAATGAAAGTCTCCATTAATGAAGATGATAATTCTCTGCACTGGCAAACACTGTCTCAAATTCCATTCCTTCCTGCATCATCTCCTTTAATTCAACAAAACAAGAACGCCACTGTTCTTAAAAAACCTGTTGAAGTTTACAGTGACAGATGTCGCAATTTGGTAAGCATGACAGAATTCACAGTTGACCATGCAAATCTTCAAATACACAGTTATGATCTAGTTCTCCAAAAATTGAGAGTACGGACAAATCCACCAGTTCAGACAGTGCTTCAGCAGCTGTTAAAAGCACACCAACACTGCAGTGCATTTGAAAATACTGCTCTCTTCAACATTGCTCAGTCTTGCTATAAATATCTCAATGATTACTTGTTGGATCAGAAAGATCCCGGTTCCATTATTGGCCATGCAAAAtcatttccattcattttcattgaGGATCACTTTGTAAATGTGAGGTCAGTGGCTAGAAGTGTAGAATTTGAGGAGAAACCATATCTCTACGTGCTTCCAGTCATCTTCTCCAAATTTGAGAGGCTCTGGGACTGCCTTGGTGTCAACAAACAATTCACAAAAGAGCAATTTGTTGCTGCACTTAATGAAATTAAGTCTTTATATGGATCTCACCCTCTTTCCATGTCAGACCTCCATAAGTGTGTCGCAATACTCATGAAAGGGCTATACAAAATCAAAGATGAAAAGCCTACAAACTGTCTCATACCTGATGAGAGAGGTGTGTTGACATCTTCTAGAGAGCTGAGATTTAATGACAGCCCATGGATGCCTGTTGCAGCTGGTGTCAAGCTTGCCCATAATCTGATACCTCGGCCTGTGGCCTGTCATTTTGGTGTAATGACAACAAGACACCATactctgaaggatcatttggTCAGTGGGTTTTCCCTATATGCCAAAGAGTTTGGACAAAAAGAGAAACTAACagtcagaataaaaaatataattgatGCATATCCATCTAAAAAGGATATTCTGAAAGAGCTCATTCAAAATGCCGATGATGCAGAGGCAACAGAAATTCACTTTGTGTGGGACAAAAGACAACATAAGACAGAAAAGATATTTGGAAAGAAATGGGAACTGGTTCAAGGCCCGGCTCTTTGTGTGTACAACAACAGAACATTTTCTGATGCTGATCTGGAAGGTATTCAGCAGCTGGGGCAAGGAGGAAAACATGGCACTTTAGGGAGAACTGGAAAATATGGACTTGGCTTCAATTCTGTGTATCATCTGACAGATTGTCCATCTATCCTGACCGGTGACAAATGGCTCTGCATTTCTGATCCAAATCGAAAATACGTGGAAGATATAGCAAAACAGTCCCCAGGCTGCATGTTTTCAATGGAAGACAAGTTTAAAAAGTCTTTTGAGGATGTTTATCATACCTTTCTTCCAGAAATGTTTGCACTCAATTCTGGAACCATGTTCAGGCTCCCTCTCAGGACAgaaaaaatggcagaaaaatCTGATATATCTAAACATACAGTCACAGACCGTGACATGAAGGAATTTTACTCTGCCTTGACTGAAGATCCTGAGGGACTAATTCTCTTCTTGAAACACATCACAAAAATACAGTTCTTGGAGATCAATGAAGATGGAACTCAAACAAAATGTCCTTTCCTTATTGAAAAGAAATACACAGAGAAGAGCATCGTAAGCAAGGAAAACTTTCACAGACATGTTCGAGAATCCCTGATGTCAGGAACAGCAGAACCCTGCAAAACCATCTACACCATGCAAATCTTGTCTGGAAATAAACAAAGTTATTGGGTCATTGCAGAGAGCTTTGGCTTCTCAAAACAAATCCATAAGAGAAAAAACAAGCAAGATCACTTCAAAGTTCCTCAAGCTGCTCTGGCTGCATGTTGGAGCAGCTCTTTTAACCACACATTTACTGGCAGGGCATTTTGTTCTTTGCCCTTACCTGGACAAACTGGTTTACCAGTTCATGTGAATGCAAATTTTGAAGTAGATTCTTCTAGAAGGGACTTGTGGAAAGAGGATGGTGATAGTCTGAAGACTGAGTGGAACCAGTCACTGAAAGTAAACATCATTTCACCACTCTATGCTGACCTCCTGTTAAGTCTCTGTTCAGTCATAAAGAAAGAGACACCAACAGCTCTTGTATTCCTCAAGCCACAGCTAGAGGATTCTTACCTTAAATACTTTCCGTGCATTTCACAGAAAGTAGACAAAGTCTGGCATGAGATGATCCATGAGGTATATAGATCGGTCAGGGAACGTGATCTTCCTGTCATACCCACTGTACACGCTGTTTCTGTTGAGTCATCACACCTTTCACAACAAAAATACACAGTTACCTGGTGCAGTCCATCTAAACCACATTCAGAAAATTGTCCATATTTTACAACTGATGACCATGAAGGGATTTTTCAAATTTTAGATGACGTCGGTATGAAATTAGTGCCAAACTCTTGGAAAATGATTGAAATAAAAGAGAATTTCAAAGCAGCTGGTGTGAATGTGACAGAAATCAGCCCTTCAACAGTGATGAACTTCTTGAAGCAAACATCGCTAAATGATCCTTCTCAGACAACTAGTAGTTTACCTTTGCCCATCAACCAGACCttggtcaaaaacaaaaaaagatgttCAAAACTTTTGAGCTTCTGCTTGAAAAATACCAATGAAAAAAATGTCCATGACATCAATGGGCTGCCTCTTCTCCTCATGGAAGATCAGATGTTAAGAGTCTTTGACTCTCAATGCCCAAAGCTGATTTCAAGATTTAGCAGTCTTTTCCAAAGACACCAGGAAATGTTTGCAGATATTGATGCCATTGAAATTCACATTCAAATTCTACACAAGGGAAAGTTTATTCAGGGGTTAACAATTTCCATGGCAGCAGCATATTTGAAATCGGAACTTGCACAGCTGCTCAGACAGTCATTGCCTGATGAAATGTGCCAGCTTTACAAAGCGGAGACAGAGACGATCAAATGGCTGAAAACATTATGGAGCTTCTTTGAGGATCAAGAGAAATTCTACCAAAATGAGAAGATGAATGTCTACAGTGAGATAAAAAAGCACTTTGATAACAGTCCGATTTTACCAGTCATTTGCCCCAGTCAAAATAACACACATTTCTTACAAACAATGGGAAACATATCAAAGGTGATTCTGAAGCCAGATGAAAAAATAGCTTCCATTCTCATAAAACTGGGGTTCATGAAATTGAACATCAGCTTTTTCATTGATTTCAAAGACTTACTTTTCAAGTATATTCATCCAGATCTCCTGCAAACTGTAGACAGCAGTGCTGTTTTAGAAGAGGTTCATGGTGTACCTCATTCCCAGTTTGAGGATCTGTCAGTAGATGAATGTGTACGTCTTCAACGCTTCTTACAGAATGGGATCAGAGATTCCAAAAAGAAGAGTGGACATGTGTGGTTGCTCAAGTCTTTGCCACTGTTTGAGTCAATATCTGGAAAACGGGAAAGGATTGATTTACACAGAAAGATATTTATTCTGAATTCTAATCATCAGAATGAATTTCCAAACTTGTACGATGTCGATGGATGTGACAGTATTTTTCTCAAGCACACCTTGGTGAACCTAGAATTGTCAGAAATTCTAAGCATTCAGATTCTAAATGACTTGGAGTTCTGTGTACAGTTTATTCTTCCTTCTGTGCACATGATGAAAGAGGCCAAGCTTCTTGATTTAATGCGGTTGTTAGTGAAATTCAGACAAGTGGACCGCAGGATTGTCTCTGCATTGAGGGATGTCAGATTTATTCGAGACATCCATGGCTCTCTTCAGGTGGCTTCATACTTCTATGATGACAGCGTATCCCTTTACAGGGTAATGCTTCCAAAAGAGAGATTTGTGCCAGAAACATTTTGGGAGATTTTCAGAGATAAACGTACTGAAGCACTTCGTCTCTTAAAGAACCTTGGATTGAAACATGAAGTGTCTGATGAGGAAATCATTCAGTTTGCAAAACAAATTGAATCTGAAGCTAGAGGCAACACTCCTCTAGATGTTCTTAAGGAAAGATCAAATCTGCTGTTTAGGACTGTTTTGTCAAAGAGTATTGACATAAACTCAAATTTACTGAACAGAGTTGCTAACATTAAATTCATCTTTCCAGTGAAAATTAAGCAAAAACTTTGTGATTATCACAAAGCCTTTGCTCAAAGGAGGGAGGTTGTTGCAATCAGTGGATCACTGATCGACAGAGACAGTTATCACCATTATCTGATATGGACATCTATGCCAATCCTACCTTCAGAATGCTGCTCTCCACAtctcataaagaaaatgaaggatGCCGGAGCCTTGGAGACTCCACCTCCTGAACAAATAGCTGCTAATCTGACAAACATCTGTAGGTCTCAGTGTCACAGTGACACATTGCTGGAAACAAGAAACACAGTATTTAGCAAATCATACGCATACCTACAGTCAATAAATTTCGATGCCTCTCTGTTCTCAGACCTCCCCATTATCTTGGTAGAAAACGGGTCAGAACTTGTAAAGGCCAAACAGACAGCACTTGTGCTTAATGATGCTCTTGAGTTTAGGCCTTATTTGTACCGCATTCCCTCAAATTATATGAAATTTGAagatttcttcagaaaaattggTGTAAAGGAGAGGCCCACAGTCAATCAATATATCACTGTTCTTCAAGAAATCTATTCTGATAGTTCTGA of Ctenopharyngodon idella isolate HZGC_01 chromosome 9, HZGC01, whole genome shotgun sequence contains these proteins:
- the si:dkeyp-118h9.7 gene encoding sacsin, with amino-acid sequence MSSASRQKKKKKNKFGATSPPFIDYLKEILRRYPDGGQILKELIQNADDAGASRVVFIHDERHYGTQSLWTEELEKYQGPALYAFNDAAFTEEDWEGIQRVGRSIKQDDPTKVGRFGIGFNSVYHITDLPCVFSSEHLAIFDPQKMMFGDDEEGYRWSLDDEEDRESLLNLRDQFQPFQNVVSQVSSCSWEKVISEEQYFKGTLFRFPLRNEASEISDNLYDTTKVTQLLDSFITDADISLLFLRNVSSITLLHIDTNGFCNNRLKVSVSNHFDHSHVKQESFDRKICFKTASHISHQMEETKSQWLVTTCLLKHGYKPEIDSLASKLSFYPQVDAAFQIDEDRSLCNGRLSCFLPLPNNESNKTGLPIHINACFGLTDNRRFIKWQEEDQKNDESAKWNELLIKDILPHVYLLMILDAIQLSQNSTLPAATVYNLWPDLSKTVHKERWHEVATDTLNGLIEYKIFHLANDEKIWVSPSDAVFPVSNICSDTMSAVSRLLIAEGENLVTLPEHVLKDVQEIFPESDTLTWVTPSYVRDVLHRSKAENLSKDDKYSLLEFALSDEKYEELQGLKLLPLSDGIFTSFSNGAQNTVLIDNEKFPRTLLPFCKDRFIPNDLSPVCTMQLRKIAKKSTYNIIDLDANHVVALTKNHLPMDWKVSQGHVTWKTAEDHHPPKSWLAEFWKFLSTEWNALNDFIDMPLIPLEPLQSSGNSILLARLQSNTTLIFQGSTASFLSDHVQKVLRMVGCTIIKRDQCLKHHDIERYVLPASPRSVLQVFVNSHRDQVIKGIASASSQEKEELKVYLSSLDSLSNAEKNLLSMLPIFRTMSGKYVTVQSKQAFVSTTNPAIPNDLPVPETIVQCANEADRRLLTLLNIELLDAAKVAVCLVDCIEAASFQKNEEQTVMTWILNNGSILLSQSEQLLAKTKSLKFIETTQGERKQASDVFDPRNSTFQDLFEADFFPPPFYTKTQEMLQSLQRLGLMTEQKEISTADILQVINHIEKLCVHSPDKAFKKAHTLVRVLNENDFLSNFTKEQIEELKQRQWVPCENPKFLNGSICRNFKSSLYKPAEVRNSKYSSIVEYVMPLTSELTGHVCKNLGLYKPPPAEKVLENISALRSMVNPNSDFQFKTKLHSIYTFMQDNMRNFTHLLDTESIPWIWNKSEFVCPGDIVLAYPPELDLSPYIKKVPEEFLQYENLLTTFGVKKTLSDEEIEDILNDIKQRIDCRYPPHGNLTELKVSIAIVDWMRKNEKLLKDSTPVPVMAQNQNFSLQSLSKTVFCDISAEGLDDLKQDNEEFYVIHEEVLPITARWLKVPFLSTRILKPQFIQAEQESFGIEQCGQSEPITQRIKNILKEYDEESDIFKELLQNAEDARATTCKFLLDFRKHKDPPETLFDDGMALCNGPCLWIFNNELFSQEDWTNIVKVGSASKENKVEMIGKFGLGFNAVYHVSDIPSILSGKTLLIFDPNVTHLEKHIHSKGNPGIKLDPFQERLYKRFPGQFKSYEGIFDCDLSVQNSKKAYDGTLIKLPFRTLEEANKSEISSKVYDKECIRRFKNHLTDNSQTHLLFLKSITSMSLQIVPENASTPPRNDQIQTSLKISREVLNSFPVSNDTLLQEIENTFRNSDITCHKITDVKRAHIVKIVQEHSEKSLTQYWLLYSCFGTQESLQMFQRRNEQEHAFSFPIGGIAVPLHREAKTNTWSPDKNLFGQAFCFLPLSIETGLPVHVNGTFAVTSNRKGLWEKGVKSEWNKALLKDAVTSAYITTLLELKKMAQYGHIQNYSFYTFWPNTQTVNKAFLPMVKSFYSAVVQNANGKSLELFSNGQNWCSMDEVRFLNPKIEENQAVGDIAMKVFLSLGASYSSVVSLPSWVRQSFIDCGFKPMIKKRTINWPEFYNIVFKNLSSVDTHSRNTLVLNAIDLNDPAVDDLLKSYPCIPTQSCKKLQFIKRLVNPSGKMACLYELEEGRFLEGTANDFLSPKRIQRLSDLGMLSDRLPLEDIIERAGKISSVWQQDTSKCLKRLQCLVESMKVSINEDDNSLHWQTLSQIPFLPASSPLIQQNKNATVLKKPVEVYSDRCRNLVSMTEFTVDHANLQIHSYDLVLQKLRVRTNPPVQTVLQQLLKAHQHCSAFENTALFNIAQSCYKYLNDYLLDQKDPGSIIGHAKSFPFIFIEDHFVNVRSVARSVEFEEKPYLYVLPVIFSKFERLWDCLGVNKQFTKEQFVAALNEIKSLYGSHPLSMSDLHKCVAILMKGLYKIKDEKPTNCLIPDERGVLTSSRELRFNDSPWMPVAAGVKLAHNLIPRPVACHFGVMTTRHHTLKDHLVSGFSLYAKEFGQKEKLTVRIKNIIDAYPSKKDILKELIQNADDAEATEIHFVWDKRQHKTEKIFGKKWELVQGPALCVYNNRTFSDADLEGIQQLGQGGKHGTLGRTGKYGLGFNSVYHLTDCPSILTGDKWLCISDPNRKYVEDIAKQSPGCMFSMEDKFKKSFEDVYHTFLPEMFALNSGTMFRLPLRTEKMAEKSDISKHTVTDRDMKEFYSALTEDPEGLILFLKHITKIQFLEINEDGTQTKCPFLIEKKYTEKSIVSKENFHRHVRESLMSGTAEPCKTIYTMQILSGNKQSYWVIAESFGFSKQIHKRKNKQDHFKVPQAALAACWSSSFNHTFTGRAFCSLPLPGQTGLPVHVNANFEVDSSRRDLWKEDGDSLKTEWNQSLKVNIISPLYADLLLSLCSVIKKETPTALVFLKPQLEDSYLKYFPCISQKVDKVWHEMIHEVYRSVRERDLPVIPTVHAVSVESSHLSQQKYTVTWCSPSKPHSENCPYFTTDDHEGIFQILDDVGMKLVPNSWKMIEIKENFKAAGVNVTEISPSTVMNFLKQTSLNDPSQTTSSLPLPINQTLVKNKKRCSKLLSFCLKNTNEKNVHDINGLPLLLMEDQMLRVFDSQCPKLISRFSSLFQRHQEMFADIDAIEIHIQILHKGKFIQGLTISMAAAYLKSELAQLLRQSLPDEMCQLYKAETETIKWLKTLWSFFEDQEKFYQNEKMNVYSEIKKHFDNSPILPVICPSQNNTHFLQTMGNISKVILKPDEKIASILIKLGFMKLNISFFIDFKDLLFKYIHPDLLQTVDSSAVLEEVHGVPHSQFEDLSVDECVRLQRFLQNGIRDSKKKSGHVWLLKSLPLFESISGKRERIDLHRKIFILNSNHQNEFPNLYDVDGCDSIFLKHTLVNLELSEILSIQILNDLEFCVQFILPSVHMMKEAKLLDLMRLLVKFRQVDRRIVSALRDVRFIRDIHGSLQVASYFYDDSVSLYRVMLPKERFVPETFWEIFRDKRTEALRLLKNLGLKHEVSDEEIIQFAKQIESEARGNTPLDVLKERSNLLFRTVLSKSIDINSNLLNRVANIKFIFPVKIKQKLCDYHKAFAQRREVVAISGSLIDRDSYHHYLIWTSMPILPSECCSPHLIKKMKDAGALETPPPEQIAANLTNICRSQCHSDTLLETRNTVFSKSYAYLQSINFDASLFSDLPIILVENGSELVKAKQTALVLNDALEFRPYLYRIPSNYMKFEDFFRKIGVKERPTVNQYITVLQEIYSDSSDKDSLQANQQKAVKRVVQQLFCLLKEEKNKTFFRNNPLYLPSTDGRLYESSTLFFNDTVFQPERLEGPLETKLKLLENFNCCYLGNDHYEHQTLLQLLPQQVRPIFLSDVISESLEKTSVQYCDEGECEFSGWFDKHLSSAAFLHGLVCLIREDSKGEVSQSEAAGKCEEIFSKIQIICCKTLQTELLLNHEPLEGSKAETDVYVKKQRDGCSFYLKHNDDMAFKVVNEVIMYLTKEINALLKNCLTISSFLALGQLLLCDNMEDVEKTLANYGIHNSGHKEEGHSALPKPGCRIPEEWHDCLDMNFLNNFESGEYVGFNKDESGEYFYAIVINRLDDPPGQVTQFPARYKIQVGSDDFIEVSSLDLYQFKREKKATVSTGSTCTDIKCLLTSRPPPNTESTCTDIERLLTSRPPPKRVFPGTFEEIKREIDKSLNEIWNMSSEDKQKALKRLYLRWHPDKNPGNEELAHEAFKYLQKRIEELQQGKTAHSTSSTCRDFREFYDTWNTEAQSHRRGRERFYQNYSRSHYNFWSYHRETPRPNRGEAQRWFEQAQCDIRAAHNDTGGDCSEWCLFKVHQAVEKALIAAMYKRSGQHPNNCSITSLAQQVSHYSSQLTSLPKTVKQLTELGVDGKKTQYPNHHQFPHIPNKQFSVNNARQALDIATKLLEKIEEYIS